Below is a window of Sulfuricystis multivorans DNA.
GATTCACAGCGATCAGCTCTACGCAGCCCTCCGGAAACTGGCGAGGTTCAGAGTCAACAGCGAGCCAGGTTGCGCACTTTCCTTCCCTTGACGACTGGAGATACTTTTGGATGGCAAAGTACCGCCCGTCTTGTGTGGCTTCCAAATGGCCGATCAAGCGATCACCACATTCTCCCAAGGAAAGGCGAACATCTTCGATGGTTTTTAAGGGCGGGATGGTTGAGGCAATCAGCTGATAGACAGGGTGGTGCAGAAGTAGCTCGCAGAGTCGCACAAGGCCATGATCGATACCGGCAAAGTCGACAAACAAAAAGCGATGGTGGCCTCGAACTACATCTGCAACCTCATGGATCCTTTCCGTCATCACTTCCTCATACGGCTCTGGCGTAGCTTCTTCGAGGGGAAGGCCTGTCAGACGACAAGCCATGTCAATCACGTCCTGCATCGACATCAAGGTAACGCCCTTTCGTCGTGCCCAATCCACTGCTTCGGTCGTAAACCGACCAAAGCAGATCGCCATTGCTCCATCAGCGCGCAGCGCCGCTGCCGCCTTGTGAAGTGACTTGATTGGCTTGGGGCCTACAATATCTTCGTCCCAGTGGTTGTACTGGATGAGGATTGTTTCCTTCTTCTTGACCGCTATCAGGTCGGCATCGTCTTCACGGTGCAACTCGTTGATGGATGGGCGTACCTGATAGCCATCCAGACTGAAGAGAGCTACCAGGTATTTCTCGAATTGATGGGTATTCATCATCCGGAGGGCTTCTGGGGTCGAATATTGCTCGACCATTTTGGATTCCCTGATTTCGCGTGTTACGGCAGATATGCCCAGGACGGCGAAGATCAGTGCGATCAGAATGCAGACTAGACCGACGAATTTGGCGTTACTGACATAAATTGCCACGAAGGAATACCCGCTTAGGGTTGCGGCGACGATCAAGTCTATCACCGGCGGTAACGCTTTGAGCTTGT
It encodes the following:
- a CDS encoding restriction endonuclease, which gives rise to MLGLNKQTTTPKHNGVDNLIHKLKALPPVIDLIVAATLSGYSFVAIYVSNAKFVGLVCILIALIFAVLGISAVTREIRESKMVEQYSTPEALRMMNTHQFEKYLVALFSLDGYQVRPSINELHREDDADLIAVKKKETILIQYNHWDEDIVGPKPIKSLHKAAAALRADGAMAICFGRFTTEAVDWARRKGVTLMSMQDVIDMACRLTGLPLEEATPEPYEEVMTERIHEVADVVRGHHRFLFVDFAGIDHGLVRLCELLLHHPVYQLIASTIPPLKTIEDVRLSLGECGDRLIGHLEATQDGRYFAIQKYLQSSREGKCATWLAVDSEPRQFPEGCVELIAVNRAFGFDASASQRLVDAMVNVDRRARQASSFGAGGCQVNEA